From a region of the Lactuca sativa cultivar Salinas chromosome 4, Lsat_Salinas_v11, whole genome shotgun sequence genome:
- the LOC111886231 gene encoding pentatricopeptide repeat-containing protein At4g16390, chloroplastic, whose product MAYTYGFCSSPSISFNQRSFNHSIVSQSRTPQLRITQISLQDSVSEVTHNLDPKTSTLSPVTDDKKRSYIWVNPKNPKASHFRKKSYESRYSSLINVAESLNSCLPTEEDVFNILNSNLGSKLGEQDGVIILNNMSNPQSARMVLKYFQERCNLNRETILYNVTLKVFRKSKDLVGAEKLFAEMLQRGITPDNVTFSTIIGCARLRSLPTKAVEWFERMPEFGIQPDNVTYAVMIDCYGRVGNVDMALRLYDRSRTEKWRVDTVTFTTIIKIYGSTGNFDGCLTVFEEMKALGVKPNLVCYNTLLDAMGRAKRPWLVKSIYQQILSDGLTPGWATYASLIRAYGKSRYGDDAINVYKEMKSKGFELNNVLYNTLLSMCADIGFIDEALEIFNDIKSSTNCQPDSWNFSSLITIFSCCGKVKEAEATLKEMIEAGFDPNIYVLTSLIQCYGKVNRTDDVVNTFEKIIELDITPDERSCGCLLNVMTQTPKQDLHKLTKCIQKANPKLGNLVTLLVDSNIEDESFKNEASEILGDIGDDVRKAYCNCLIDLCINLDQLEKACDLLDLGIRVGIYSDIQTKSSTNWSLNLKSLSLGAALTALHIWMNDLTKAIEEGEELPPLLGINTGHGKHKYSEKGLAGGVESHLKELSAPFHESSEKVGWFLTTKVAVKSWLEGRRVTAMAVV is encoded by the coding sequence ATGGCATACACATACGGCTTCTGCTCTTCGCCTTCCATTTCCTTCAATCAGAGAAGCTTCAATCACAGTATTGTTTCTCAATCAAGAACACCCCAACTCCGAATCACTCAGATTTCTTTACAAGACTCAGTTTCTGAAGTAACCCACAACTTAGATCCTAAAACATCAACTCTATCTCCAGTAACAGATGATAAAAAGAGAAGCTATATCTGGGTCAACCCCAAAAACCCGAAAGCTTCACACTTTAGGAAAAAGTCGTATGAATCAAGGTACTCTTCTCTCATCAATGTAGCAGAATCACTAAATTCATGTTTGCCAACAGAAGAAGACGTCTTTAACATACTGAATAGCAATTTAGGCAGTAAACTAGGAGAACAAGATGGTGTTATTATTCTCAACAACATGTCGAACCCTCAATCAGCACGTATGGTGCTCAAATACTTTCAGGAAAGATGTAATTTAAATAGGGAAACTATTCTTTACAATGTGACATTGAAAGTTTTCCGAAAGTCTAAAGATTTAGTAGGCGCAGAGAAACTGTTCGCTGAAATGCTTCAAAGAGGCATTACACCTGATAACGTTACATTTTCAACTATTATTGGGTGTGCAAGGTTGCGTTCTTTACCTACTAAAGCTGTGGAGTGGTTTGAGAGAATGCCAGAGTTTGGAATCCAACCAGATAATGTTACATATGCAGTTATGATTGATTGTTATGGGAGAGTTGGGAATGTAGACATGGCATTAAGATTATATGATCGTTCAAGAACCGAAAAATGGCGAGTTGACACTGTAACATTCACAACAATCATAAAAATATACGGGTCAACAGGGAATTTCGATGGGTGTTTGACTGTTTTTGAGGAAATGAAAGCTCTTGGTGTTAAACCTAACTTAGTCTGTTACAACACTTTGTTGGATGCCATGGGAAGAGCCAAAAGACCATGGCTTGTTAAGTCAATCTATCAGCAAATTCTAAGTGATGGATTAACACCTGGTTGGGCAACATATGCTTCTCTCATTCGTGCATATGGAAAATCTCGTTATGGAGATGATGCTATTAATGTCTACAAAGAGATGAAATCAAAAGGAtttgaattaaacaatgttctttACAACACCCTTTTGTCTATGTGTGCTGACATCGGTTTCATCGATGAAGCTCTTGAGATTTTCAATGACATTAAAAGCTCCACAAATTGTCAACCCGATAGTTGGAACTTTTCATCATTAATCACAATCTTTTCATGTTGTGGAAAAGTCAAAGAAGCCGAAGCAACACTAAAGGAAATGATCGAAGCAGGGTTTGACCCGAATATATACGTTTTGACTTCTCTAATTCAATGCTATGGGAAAGTCAACCGAACAGATGATGTGGTCAACACATTTGAGAAAATCATAGAGCTTGATATCACCCCAGATGAACGCTCTTGTGGGTGTCTTCTCAATGTCATGACACAAACTCCTAAACAAGATCTTCATAAGCTTACTAAATGCATTCAAAAGGCGAATCCAAAACTTGGGAATTTGGTCACACTTTTGGTTGATTCGAATATTGAAGATGAATCTTTCAAGAATGAAGCTAGTGAAATACTTGGTGACATTGGAGATGATGTAAGGAAAGCATATTGCAATTGCTTGATTGATCTTTGTATTAATCTTGATCAATTAGAGAAAGCTTGTGACTTGTTGGATTTGGGGATTAGGGTTGGGATATATAGTGATATACAGACGAAATCGAGCACAAATTGGTCATTGAATTTGAAGAGTCTTTCTTTAGGGGCAGCTTTGACTGCATTACATATATGGATGAATGATTTGACCAAAGCTATTGAAGAGGGAGAAGAGTTGCCACCTTTGCTTGGGATTAATACGGGTCATGGGAAGCATAAGTATTCTGAAAAAGGATTGGCTGGAGGTGTTGAGTCACATCTGAAGGAGTTAAGTGCTCCTTTTCATGAAAGTTCTGAAAAAGTTGGATGGTTTTTGACTACTAAAGTTGCTGTTAAGTCATGGTTGGAAGGTAGACGTGTCACTGCAATGGCTGTGGTTTGA
- the LOC111886241 gene encoding microtubule-associated protein 70-5, which produces MVGFDEFCQEGLLLAQPDPVVLELNKLQNMLKDKDRELGFAQSEIKALKAADVMKEKSLEEMGNIIEKLDNKIRNTENLLEQKNLDIKKLETEKKEAFAAQFAAEATLRRVHANQKDDDSVPIESIIAPLEADIRLYKHEIAVLQEDKKMLERHTKSKEAALLEAERILRSALERALIVEAVQNQNIELRRQIEICQEENKILEKTNRQKVLEVEKLSETIKELEEAVLAGGAAANVVRDFRRQISELQEVKRTLERELARANVSANRVATTVANEWKDENDKVMPVKQWLEERRLLQAEMQRLREKLTISERTAKSEAQLKEKVKLRLKTLEDGLKHSSCGLPRVDKSTHFFGILSSNGGRKRSTSQPRASSTTSSEVRRINSINKKYNNSGDNLVRKSLWASRSKVVDRDEKENNEMILENTSGMNLDKFKDDNRGIVVKGKVAASGGSEERQPRSATTDDDDVVSGFLYDKLQKEVIGLRKFCEMKEESLNEKDEENKVLMKKVENLVKALEVESKKWKREASLRDKNSTSIKTDDQKPVRNLNSSKSFRAAKAS; this is translated from the exons ATGGTGGGATTCGATGAATTTTGTCAAGAAGGTCTTCTTCTTGCTCAACCTGACCCTGTTGTCTTGGAGCTCAACAAACTGCAGAACATGCTCAAAG ATAAGGATCGCGAGTTGGGTTTTGCTCAAAGTGAAATCAAAGCACTGAAAGCTGCTGATGTCATGAAGGAGAAATCCCTTGAAGAG ATGGGAAATATTATTGAAAAACTCGACAATAAGATCAGAAACACAGAAAACCTTCTTGAGCAAAAG AATTTGGATATCAAGAAACTCGAAACAGAAAAGAAAGAAGCATTTGCTGCTCAATTTGCAGCAGAGGCAACTCTTAGAAGGGTTCATGCAAATCAAAAGGATGACGATTCTGTGCCAATTGAATCCATTATCGCTCCTCTAGAAGCCGATATTAGACTCTACAAACACGAG ATTGCAGTACTACAGGAAGATAAAAAGATGTTGGAAAGACACACAAAGTCAAAAGAAGCAGCTTTACTTGAAGCAGAGAGAATTCTGAGAAGTGCTTTGGAAAGAGCTTTGATTGTAGAAGCTGTTCAAAATCAGAACATAGAGTTGCGAAGACAAATCGAGATTTGTCaa GAGGAAAATAAGATATTGGAGAAAACAAATCGTCAGAAAGTTTTAGAGGTTGAAAAGTTAAGCGAAACCATTAAAGAACTTGAGGAAGCTGTTCTTGCAGGTGGAGCTGCTGCAAATGTTGTTCGTGACTTCAGGCGACAGATTTCTGAACTACAA GAGGTGAAAAGAACATTAGAAAGGGAGTTAGCAAGAGCAAATGTTTCAGCCAATCGAGTTGCAACTACAGTGGCTAATGAATGGAAGGATGAGAATGATAAGGTTATGCCTGTAAAGCAATGGCTTGAAGAAAGAAGGCTTCTACAG GCAGAAATGCAACGATTAAGGGAGAAATTAACAATATCAGAGAGAACAGCCAAAAGTGAAGCACAACTTAAAGAAAAAGTGAAGCTAAGATTAAAGACACTAGAAGATGGATTAAAGCATTCATCTTGTGGATTACCGAGAGTTGACAAGTCAACTCACTTTTTCGGGATTCTATCAAGTAATGGAGGAAGGAAGAGATCCACTTCACAACCAAGGGCTTCTTCTACAACTTCAAGTGAAGTGAGACGTATAAATAGCATCAATAAGAAATATAATAATTCTGGAGATAATTTGGTAAGGAAAAGTTTATGGGCTTCTAGGAGTAAAGTTGTTGATAGAGATGAAAAGGAGAACAATGAGATGATTCTAGAAAATACTAGCGGGATGAATCTTGATAAGTTTAAGGATGATAATAGAGGTATTGTTGTAAAGGGAAAGGTGGCGGCAAGTGGCGGCAGTGAAGAACGACAACCACGGAGTGCCACcactgatgatgatgatgtggtTTCAGGGTTTTTGTATGATAAGCTTCAGAAAGAGGTGATTGGTTTAAGGAAGTTTTGTGAGATGAAGGAAGAAAGTTTGAATGAGAAAGACGAAGAAAACAAG GTGCTAATGAAGAAGGTTGAAAATTTGGTCAAAGCTCTAGAAGTAGAGTCAAAGAAGTGGAAAAGAGAAGCATCCTTAAGAGATAAAAATTCAACATCAATAAAGACAGATGACCAGAAACCAGTTAGAAActtaaactcatcaaaaag TTTCAGGGCTGCAAAAGCATCTTGA